The proteins below come from a single Papaver somniferum cultivar HN1 chromosome 11, ASM357369v1, whole genome shotgun sequence genomic window:
- the LOC113321494 gene encoding calcium and calcium/calmodulin-dependent serine/threonine-protein kinase-like — translation MTEKESRKLSDEYEVADVLGKGGFSVVRRGLSKCPSAGERSHVAIKTLQRFGSTPPGLPRNRAGEKGLTSLGFPMWKQVSISDALLTNEILVMRKIVEDVSPHPNVIHLHDVYEDSNGVHLVLELCSGGELFDRIVAQDKYNEVDAAAVVRQIAEGLAALHKANIVHRDLKPENCLFQSTSEDSPLKIMDFGLSSVEEFTDPIVGLFGSIDYVSPEALSQGKISAASDMWSLGVILYILLSGYPPFHATSNRHKQQIILAGDFSFDDHSWKTISSSAKQLISSLLTVDPHRRPTAQQILQHPWVTGDSAKQDLMDAEVVSRLHSFNARRKFRAAAIASVVSSTFFLRTKKLKNLLGSHDLTPEEIGKLMTHFKKICAKGDNATTSEFEEVLKAMGMSSLVPLAPRIFDLFDHNRDGTVDMREIVCGFQSLRSSQGDEALHLCFQMYDTDKSGCISKEEVASMLRALPEDCLPYDITEPGKLDEIFERMDANSDGKVTLDEFKAAMQRDSSLQDVVLSSLRPL, via the exons ATGACAGAGAAAGAATCAAGAAAGCTATCAGATGAATATGAAGTTGCTGATGTTCTTGGTAAAGGTGGATTCTCAGTTGTGAGAAGGGGGTTAAGCAAATGCCCATCAGCTGGAGAGAGATCTCATGTAGCCATAAAAACACTACAGAGGTTTGGGTCAACTCCTCCAGGGCTGCCTAGAAATCGAGCTGGTGAGAAGGGTTTAACTTCACTAGGATTTCCAATGTGGAAGCAAGTGTCAATTTCAGATGCGCTGTTAACAAATGAGATTCTTGTCATGAGGAAGatagttgaagatgtttctcctCACCCAAATGTGATTCATCTTCACGATGTTTATGAGGACTCAAATGGTGTTCACCTTGTGTTAGAACTCTGTTCAGGGGGAGAACTTTTTGATAGGATAGTGGCTCAGGATAAGTACAATGAGGTTGATGCTGCAGCTGTGGTTCGCCAAATAGCAGAGGGATTGGCAGCTCTTCATAAGGCTAATATTGTGCACCGCGATTTAAAGCCTGAAAACTGTCTCTTTCAGAGCACAAGTGAGGATTCACCTCTGAAGATCATGGATTTTGGGTTGAGTTCTGTGGAGGAGTTTACTGACCCTATTGTTGGACTGTTTGGTTCAATTGATTATGTGTCGCCAGAGGCTTTATCTCAAGGCAAAATATCAGCAGCAAGTGATATGTGGTCTTTGGGAGTTATCTTATATATCCTTCTCTCAGG GTACCCTCCTTTCCATGCAACTTCGAATAGGCACAAGCAACAAATCATTTTGGCT GGTGATTTCAGCTTTGACGATCACAGCTGGAAGACCATTTCTTCGTCAGCAAAGCAACTAATTTCCAGTCTCCTAACTGTCGACCCGCATAGGAGACCTACGGCTCAACAG ATTCTGCAACATCCTTGGGTCACAGGGGATTCAGCAAAACAGGATCTCATGGATGCTGAGGTTGTTTCTCGTCTACACAGTTTTAATGCTCGCCGTAAATTCCGTGCTGCTGCTATAGCTAGTGTCGTGAGTAGCACATTTTTCTTGAGAACAAAGAAGTTAAAGAATCTGTTAGGGTCTCATGACCTTACGCCCGAGGAAATTGGGAAGCTGATGACGCATTTCAAGAAAAT ATGCGCGAAGGGTGACAATGCAACTACATCCGAGTTCGAGGAAGTTCTGAAAGCAATGGGTATGAGCTCATTGGTCCCTCTTGCTCCTCGCATCTTTGATTTATTCGACCACAACCGGGATGGGACTGTCGATATGCGAGAAATAGTCTGCGGGTTCCAGAGCCTCAGAAGTTCACAAGGAGATGAGGCTCTTCATCTCTGTTTCCAG ATGTACGATACAGACAAGTCGGGATGCATTTCCAAGGAAGAAGTGGCTTCAATGCTTAGG GCTTTGCCAGAGGACTGTCTACCTTATGACATTACAGAACCTGGAAAGCTTGATGAAATTTTCGAGCGAATGGATGCTAACAGTGACGGAAAGGTAACACTTGATGAGTTCAAAGCCGCCATGCAGAGAGATAGTTCACTACAAGATGTGGTCCTTTCTTCTCTTCGTCCACTCTGA
- the LOC113321828 gene encoding protein FAR1-RELATED SEQUENCE 3-like, translating to MNVEETNVESDNNRTEMGETNNAGEDGVNESPADKELTSPDEEEAAEPQVGMEFDTEDAAKTFYEAYARRMGFSTRTGQNSRPKSDGTAAYREFACSKEGLKRKSAESCNAMFKIEKKDSGKWVATKFVKEHNHSTVSPSKVHHLRPRRHFAAAKAPAETYSGAGVAASGAMYASMEGNRVPVEANFPARNISSVDASRAARFTAPASYMKPCNRKKTLGKDSQNLLDYFKKMQAENPGFFYAIQLDDDCRLSNVFWADARSRIAYSHFGDSVTFDTMFRPNQYRVPFAPFTGINHHGQMVLFGCALILDESESSFLWVFKTWLEAMSNRAPVSLITDQDRAIQAAVAQVFPGTRHCICKWHILREGQERLAHVCVLHPNFQGELYNCINMTETIEEFESSWSSLLDKYELRQNDWLQALYNARQHWAPVYFRDTFFAAISSNSGVEVITSFFDGYVNQQTTLPLFFRQYERVLENWYEKEIEADFDTICTTPVLKTPSPMEKQAAHLYTKKIFTKFQEELVETFVYTANKIDGDGTISTYRVAKFEDDHKAYTVTMNAPEMKANCSCQMFEFSGILCRHILTVFTVTNVLTLPSHYILKRWTRNAKSSIGSDERGNELQGQESLTMRYNSLCREAIKYAEEGAIASETYNVAMGGLRDGGKKISVVKKTVARTPPPSSVISGGNVEDSNKKKATSVSDVSPSLWPRQDEVARRFNLNDTGASTPTTSVADLNLPRMGPVSLHRDEGPDNMVVLPCLKSMTWVMENKTSSPAHRVAVINLKLHDYGKSPSGESEVKFQLSRVTLEPMLKSMAYIGEQLSAPANRVAVINLKLQDTETISGESEVKFQVSRDTLGAMLRSMAYIREQLSTNAEPPLAKKQRK from the exons CCTCAAGTGGGTATGGAGTTTGATACTGAAGATGCTGCAAAGACATTTTACGAAGCATATGCAAGGCGTATGGGTTTTAGTACCCGTACTGGTCAAAACAGCCGTCCTAAGTCTGACGGGACAGCTGCCTATCGTGAGTTTGCATGTTCTAAAGAAGGTTTAAAAAGAAAGAGTGCAGAAAGTTGTAATGCGATGTTCAAGATAGAGAAAAAGGATTCTGGCAAATGGGTTGCTACCAAATTCGTAAAGGAACATAATCATTCTACAGTGAGTCCTAGTAAGGTGCACCATTTGAGACCCCGTAGGCATTTTGCTGCAGCAAAGGCACCAGCTGAAACATATAGTGGGGCAGGGGTTGCGGCAAGTGGTGCAATGTATGCTTCCATGGAGGGAAATCGTGTGCCAGTAGAAGCAAATTTTCCTGCTAGGAATATTTCATCGGTTGATGCAAGTCGTGCAGCTAGGTTCACGGCTCCTGCTAGTTATATGAAACCTTGTAACAGGAAGAAAACACTCGGTAAAGATTCTCAAAATTTACTCGATTATTTCAAGAAGATGCAGGCTGAGAACCCTGGTTTCTTTTACGCCATACAACTTGATGATGATTGCCGCTTGAGCAATGTATTTTGGGCAGATGCAAGGTCGAGAATTGCTTACAGTCATTTTGGGGATTCAGTTACCTTTGACACTATGTTTAGACCAAATCAATATCGAGTGCCATTTGCTCCCTTCACAGGAATAAACCATCATGGACAGATGGTGTTGTTTGGTTGTGCTCTAATTCTAGATGAGTCTGAGTCCTCCTTTTTGTGGGTTTTTAAGACATGGCTCGAGGCAATGTCTAATCGTGCTCCTGTCTCTTTGATCACTGACCAGGATAGAGCCATACAGGCAGCTGTAGCTCAAGTTTTCCCAGGAACTCGTCACTGTATTTGCAAGTGGCACATACTAAGAGAAGGCCAGGAAAGACTGGCTCACGTTTGTGTTCTTCATCCTAATTTTCAAGGAGAGCTTTACAATTGCATCAACATGACTGAGACAATCGAGGAGTTTGAATCTTCTTGGAGCTCTCTTCTTGATAAGTATGAACTTAGGCAAAATGACTGGCTTCAAGCTTTGTACAATGCTCGCCAGCATTGGGCCCCGGTGTACTTTCGCGATACTTTCTTTGCTGCTATTTCTTCAAACTCAGGGGTTGAAGTTATTACTTCGTTTTTTGATGGGTATGTAAACCAACAAACTACTTTGCCTTTATTCTTTAGGCAGTATGAGAGAGTTCTGGAGAACTGGTATGAAAAGGAAATAGAAGCTGATTTTGACACAATTTGCACGACACCAGTACTGAAGACGCCATCTCCGATGGAGAAACAAGCAGCCCACCtttatacaaagaaaatatttactAAATTTCAAGAGGAATTAGTTGAAACTTTTGTATACACTGCCAACAAAATTGATGGGGATGGCACAATCAGCACGTATAGGGTTGCAAAGTTTGAGGATGACCACAAAGCGTACACCGTAACAATGAATGCTCCTGAAATGAAGGCGAATTGCAGCTGCCAGATGTTTGAGTTCTCCGGCATTCTCTGTAGACATATATTGACAGTTTTCACTGTAACAAATGTTCTTACTTTGCCATCTCATTACATCTTAAAGCGGTGGACAAGAAATGCGAAGAGTTCTATAGGGTCGGATGAGCGAGGTAATGAACTGCAAGGCCAAGAATCTCTTACCATGCGGTATAACAGTCTATGTCGCGAAGCCATCAAGTATGCTGAGGAAGGTGCAATTGCCTCTGAGACGTACAATGTAGCAATGGGTGGTCTAAGGGATGGTGGAAAGAAGATTTCTGTTGTGAAGAAAACTGTTGCAAGAACTCCACCTCCTAGTTCTGTAATCAGTGGAGGCAATGTGGAAGACAGTAACAAGAAGAAAGCTACATCGGTTTCAGACGTGTCACCATCATTGTGGCCTCGACAAGATGAAGTTGCACGTCGCTTTAATCTTAATGATACCGGTGCTTCTACACCAACCACATCTGTTGCTGATTTGAATTTGCCACGCATGGGACCTGTTTCTCTTCACCGTGATGAGGGCCCTGATAACATG GTTGTTCTTCCGTGCCTTAAATCAATGACTTGGGTCATGGAGAATAAAACCTCATCACCAGCTCATCGCGTAGCAGTGATCAATCTGAAG TTGCACGATTATGGCAAGAGTCCCTCGGGAGAGTCAGAAGTGAAGTTTCAGCTCTCCAGGGTCACATTGGAACCCATGCTGAAATCTATGGCCTACATTGGTGAGCAGTTATCCGCCCCAGCTAATAGGGTTGCTGTTATCAACCTGAAG cTACAAGATACTGAAACAATCTCAGGCGAATCTGAAGTTAAATTTCAGGTATCTAGAGATACACTGGGTGCTATGTTAAGATCGATGGCTTACATTCGCGAGCAACTTTCAACTAAT GCTGAGCCTCCATTAGCAAAGAAGCAAAGAAAATAA